The genomic stretch ATCCTGCGCATCGTCTCCATCCTGGTGCAGCCGGTCATGCCCGACGCCGCCGCGAAGCTGCTGACGGTCCTGGGCCAGGGTTCCACCGAGGACGACGCCGTTCGGCAGTTCGCTGCCATTGCGGCACCCTTGGTGCCCGGTACAGTCCTGCCCGCCCCGGCGCCGATCTTCCCCAAGTATGAGGAGCCGGCCGAGGAGGCGTAGCTTCACGCCCGCATCGTGAAAATGATCCCGTTCCCGCATTCTGACCCCGAAATCCCGGGATCAGAATGCGGGACCGGGATCATTTGCGTCTGTGGTTTGTTTTCTGTGGCAGGCCAGCCTGCCGCAGAACCTGTTCCAGCAGGTTTTTGTCAGACGCCACTCGCCAGGTCCATCGCACAAACCTGACTCCTTGGCTCCTGATGTCGTCTTCACGCTGCTTTTCTTTCCAGAGCCGTTCCTCCATGGAGCCGCCGCTCCAGTCTTGGCGCAGGTACTTTGCCTTGCCATCAAATTCACCCGCGAGATTGAGCTCCTCGAACCAGAAATCAACAGCAGCATTCCTGCCATCCCGGAGTCGGTACTCCTTTTGCAGGACGGGCGTGGGAAAGCCAAGCTGGAACATCTTGGCCCGGCTCAGTGACTCACCGGCTGATCCCGACAGTGGTGAGGAAAAGTTGATGACGGCGATTGTTCGATCTCTGGCTGCCTGACTGGGCAGCTGCTGCGCGGCAGCCAAGAGCAGGTCCTTGGTCAGCGGATCTCCTTGCGGTTCGTCCATTTCCCACACCGCTACTGCCGTGGATTCCTGCGAGGCCGGGACAAAGGTGTTGACCTGTCCGCGAGGGTTCTTGGGGCGCAGACTGGAGTCGCAAACGGCGACGGCAGCGGGAAATGCGAACTTGCTGATCAAGGCAATGGTGGTGGTGAGTTTGTCGGTGATCAAGAACTGGCCACAGCGCAGGACCCTGTCCGTTGGCGCCCCTATCTTGCGACGGACACCGTTGCGGCTTTGCCCGCCCGTGGTGACTTCCGTGCGTACCATCAGTTCCTCCGGCGTGCCGACGATCCACAGCCCCCACAACAGACCCGCTGTCAGGTGGCAGTAGACCGGCTCTGTCCGGGCCAAGTGGCGGAAGGCGTCGGCCTGCAAACCGTATTTGCCTGCTGGCGTGAGCAAAGCCCACTCGGACGCCTTGACATAGATCCCCTGCCTGACGCGCTTGAGCACGCCCTTCTTGCAGAGCTTTGCCAGGGAACGGGGATCTTGGCCGGTCAAGGCGAGATCGGAACTGAATATGAGGCGTGGCTTGTTCATGAATTCAGCGTTGCACTGGAGCAAACTCCCCGTCAGTGCCACTGTTCGGAATGTGAACAACGTGGCGTGTAGGGCTGGCTGTGGAGGAATGACAATGCCGACATGGAGGATGCAACAGCACGGTCGTGGGCATGTGCAGGGGCGGAGGCGGCGCCTCGTGGGTGAAAAGGGCGCCAGGCGGGGAGGTGGCGTTGAAACGGCGAGAAATGAAGCCGGTCCCGCGTTCTGACCCCGGGATTTCGGGATCAAAACGCGGGACCGGCTTCATCTGCGCAGTACGCCTTGGTTCGTATCGTTTAGTCCATGGCCAGGCCTTCCACGGGGGAGAGCTTTGCCGCACGGCGTGCCGGCACCACGGAGGCGAGGAGCCCGGCAACGGCAGCCACCAGCACAACCGCCCCGATCTGGCCCCACGGAACCACTGCGGTGACTTCGGTGAAGGTGCCGAGCCCCGACTGCGCCCCGGCCCAGCCGTAGAGGGTGCCCAGCACCGAGCCGATGACGGCGGCAACGCCCGCAATCAGCACCGCTTCCAGCGCCAGCATGCCGCGCAACTGTCCGCGGGTCAGGCCAAGCGCACGCAGCAGTGAATTCTCACGGGTTCGTTCCAGCACCGACAGCGACAGCGTGTTCGCAACACCAATCAGCGCAATGAACACGGCCACTGCCAGCAATCCGGTCACAACCAGCAGCAGCATGTTGATGACCTGGCTGAACATGGCCTTCTCCAATACGGCTCCGGAGACCATGTACTCATTGACGCCAAGCGCGGAAGCCAGTGACGTGCGCAGGTCCATCAGTTCGTTGGTGTCCAGCGACTGGTCCACGGAGATCCACAGCGGGGCAGCCTCCTGGGTGCGCAGGGGGTCTCCGGCCGCCAGCGGCGTGAAGGAACCCAGCGACACCAGGGCCGTGCCTCCGTTGTTCGTGCCGGGCGTGGCTGTCAGGTTGGTGGTCTGCGTGCCGGCCGCCAGGGTTGCGGTCGTCGCCGTGAGGCTGGACGGCAGGACCACGGACGTGCCGGCGGGGCGGTTGGCCGGGTTGGCCAGGAGCGCCGCGGCGTCCGAGTCGGAAATGCCATACGCCGGCAGTTGGGTGTCCCCGGCCGTCACCATGCCCACCAGTTCCAGCCGGGCAATGTGCTCGACGCCGGGAAGGGCTGCGGCGGCGGCCACGGCCTGGTCGGTGATGGCGGGATCGCCGGGGAACGACTCGACCGTGACGTCCACAGGGTAGATGGCGTCCAGTTCGGTGTCGAAGGCATGCCGGGCCGTCGCGGCACCGGTCATCATCATGGTCACGAGCGTGACGCCGATGAGGAGGGCCGACGCCGTCGCCGTGGTCCGCCGGGGGTTGCGCACAGCGTTGGCTGCGGCCATTTTTCCGGGAACTCCGGCCGGTGCGGCGAGGCTGCCGGCCAGGGACACCAGCTTCGGCACGAACAACGTGGCCGCCATGAGGAAGCCGACAAACGAGGCGGCGCCGGCCGGCAGGGCAATCAGCAGGTTGGCTGAAATTCCGCCGTACACCAGACCCGCACCGCCGGCGAGCAGCAGCAGGATGCCAATGCCCAGGCGCAGCCGCCCGCCGGAATTGTGCACCGAGATGTCGTCGGCCGGGCGCAGCGCTGCCAGCGGGGCAACCGCCGTCGCGGCACGGGCAGGAACCAGCGCGGCCAGGACGGTGAGCAGCGTGCCCACCACAAGCCCCGCGATGACGGCGGACGGCGGCACCGCCAGGGTGGCGAAGCTGAAGTCGGGATTCTGGCTCAGCAGCGTCAGGACGAGTGCCATCGTGCCCACGGCAAACAGCACGCCCAGCACGGAGGCTGTGAAGCCCACCAGAAGCGCTTCGAGCATCACCGAGTTGCGCACCTGCCGGCGGCTGGCGCCGATGCAGCGCAGCAGCGCCAGCTCACGGGTGCGCTGGGCAACCAGCACCGAGAAGGTGTTGGAAACCACCAGGGCGGAGACCAGCAGGGCCACGCCGGCGAAGGCCAGCAGAACAATCGTCAGCTGGTCCTGGCCGCCGGTGAAGCCGGCAACCATCTCTGTGGTCTTCTCATCCGGTGTCTGGACCGAGTCAACGGGGAGCGAGAGGGCCGTGGACAGGCCGTTCTTCGCGTCGGAGATGGAGACTCCGGGTGCAACCTTGACCAGGATGGCCCCATAGCCCGGACTTGCGGCGCCGAGCGCCTCCACATCCGCGGTGGTGCCCACAAATTGCGCCATGCCGGACATCTGCGGATCCTTCGACGTGGCCGAAATGCCCGTGACCGTCGCGGCCACCTCCGGCTCCACCGGGGTTCCTTCCTGGCCTTCCGCGGGCGGGGCAGGCTGGCCCGTCAGGGTGACCTTGCTGCCCACGGACAGGGAGTTGCGTTCAGCCGTGACCGAGTCCACCACAATCTCGCCTTCGCGCGAAGGCCAGGCTCCGGAGTTCAAGGGGACAGATTCCAGTGCGGGGTCATTTGGCACGCTGCGGATGAAGGAAGCCACCGTGGCGGAACCGAGGCTGCTGTCCACGTAGACCATGCGCTGGGCATAGGAGGCGGAGACCAAAGGCGAGGAGGCCGCGGAGTCCGCGTTCGCCGTCGTGAGCGGCTCGTTGCCGGGAGGTGAGATGACGAGGTCGGCGGTGGAGTATGCCTGCCCGATGGACGCCTTCAGCGACGCCTCGGTGGAGGCATTGACCATCAGTGTGGCGGAGAGGAACGCGACCGCCAGCAGCACGGCGAGCGTGATGGCGATGAAGCGGCGCGAGTGCGTCTTAAGTTGGCTCAGGGCTACCTGCAGCATGGACTACGCCCCCAGCGATGCCAGCGAGGCCAGCACGGTTTCGGCGGTGGGGTTCTCGAGTTCGCCCACGAGTGCGCCGTCGTTCATCAGGACCACGCGGTCGGCATAGGAGGCGGCGACGGGGTCGTGCGTGACCATGATGATGCTCTGGCCCATCTCGCGCGAGGAGCGGCGCAGCATGCCCAGGACCTCGGCGCCGGAGCGCGAATCCAGGTTGCCGGTGGGCTCGTCGCCGAAGATGACGTCGGGGCGGGTGAGCAGGGCGCGGGCCACGGCGACGCGCTGCTGCTGGCCGCCGGAGAGCTCATGCGGCTTGTGCGCCAGTCGGTCGGTCAGGCCCAGCGTGGAGGTGATGAATGTGAACCACTCCTTGTCCACGGTGCCGCCAGCCAGCGCCACGGGCAGGGTGATGTTGGCTTCGGCGGTCAGCGTGGGGACCAGGTTGAATGCCTGGAAAACGAAGCCGATCCGGTCGCGGCGCAGCTGTGTTAAATCCTTG from Arthrobacter stackebrandtii encodes the following:
- a CDS encoding type IV toxin-antitoxin system AbiEi family antitoxin domain-containing protein translates to MNKPRLIFSSDLALTGQDPRSLAKLCKKGVLKRVRQGIYVKASEWALLTPAGKYGLQADAFRHLARTEPVYCHLTAGLLWGLWIVGTPEELMVRTEVTTGGQSRNGVRRKIGAPTDRVLRCGQFLITDKLTTTIALISKFAFPAAVAVCDSSLRPKNPRGQVNTFVPASQESTAVAVWEMDEPQGDPLTKDLLLAAAQQLPSQAARDRTIAVINFSSPLSGSAGESLSRAKMFQLGFPTPVLQKEYRLRDGRNAAVDFWFEELNLAGEFDGKAKYLRQDWSGGSMEERLWKEKQREDDIRSQGVRFVRWTWRVASDKNLLEQVLRQAGLPQKTNHRRK
- a CDS encoding ABC transporter permease is translated as MLQVALSQLKTHSRRFIAITLAVLLAVAFLSATLMVNASTEASLKASIGQAYSTADLVISPPGNEPLTTANADSAASSPLVSASYAQRMVYVDSSLGSATVASFIRSVPNDPALESVPLNSGAWPSREGEIVVDSVTAERNSLSVGSKVTLTGQPAPPAEGQEGTPVEPEVAATVTGISATSKDPQMSGMAQFVGTTADVEALGAASPGYGAILVKVAPGVSISDAKNGLSTALSLPVDSVQTPDEKTTEMVAGFTGGQDQLTIVLLAFAGVALLVSALVVSNTFSVLVAQRTRELALLRCIGASRRQVRNSVMLEALLVGFTASVLGVLFAVGTMALVLTLLSQNPDFSFATLAVPPSAVIAGLVVGTLLTVLAALVPARAATAVAPLAALRPADDISVHNSGGRLRLGIGILLLLAGGAGLVYGGISANLLIALPAGAASFVGFLMAATLFVPKLVSLAGSLAAPAGVPGKMAAANAVRNPRRTTATASALLIGVTLVTMMMTGAATARHAFDTELDAIYPVDVTVESFPGDPAITDQAVAAAAALPGVEHIARLELVGMVTAGDTQLPAYGISDSDAAALLANPANRPAGTSVVLPSSLTATTATLAAGTQTTNLTATPGTNNGGTALVSLGSFTPLAAGDPLRTQEAAPLWISVDQSLDTNELMDLRTSLASALGVNEYMVSGAVLEKAMFSQVINMLLLVVTGLLAVAVFIALIGVANTLSLSVLERTRENSLLRALGLTRGQLRGMLALEAVLIAGVAAVIGSVLGTLYGWAGAQSGLGTFTEVTAVVPWGQIGAVVLVAAVAGLLASVVPARRAAKLSPVEGLAMD
- a CDS encoding ABC transporter ATP-binding protein, whose amino-acid sequence is MTITTEHNQRTLAVQARGLRKTYGKGETEVTALKGVDLEFPAGQFTAIMGPSGSGKSTLMHCLAGLDTVTAGTIHLGDTELTSLNDKDLTQLRRDRIGFVFQAFNLVPTLTAEANITLPVALAGGTVDKEWFTFITSTLGLTDRLAHKPHELSGGQQQRVAVARALLTRPDVIFGDEPTGNLDSRSGAEVLGMLRRSSREMGQSIIMVTHDPVAASYADRVVLMNDGALVGELENPTAETVLASLASLGA